From a region of the Leptospira kmetyi serovar Malaysia str. Bejo-Iso9 genome:
- a CDS encoding alpha/beta hydrolase has protein sequence MKNFNSPLLSFFKGRILRTASCLVVLFFSSCSSLFYQPTQERYWKPDALGFTFREEEFITPDGETLKLWRIGSKNSKPKGVILQFHGNGENRTSHFTSLVWLVNHGYQLVSFDYRGYLDSSGVAEREGIHKDSIALIKKELEYSKIQNLPLIVYGQSLGGAIAARAVSEIGDKSGMLLVVLDGSFSSYRKVFKSVLRNIFFTPIDLIFGIFMDDSFSPEETIGTISPVPILIIHGTEDPVVHYENGMNLFKNAKEPKWFWEVRGGGHVNWMAFGNSKESKNFLIFLDSLIRNFNP, from the coding sequence ATGAAGAACTTCAATTCTCCTCTTCTTTCTTTTTTTAAGGGAAGAATTTTGCGTACGGCCTCGTGCCTTGTCGTATTATTTTTTTCGTCTTGTTCCTCACTATTTTATCAACCCACTCAGGAACGTTATTGGAAACCGGACGCGCTCGGTTTTACCTTTCGAGAGGAAGAATTTATCACTCCGGATGGAGAGACTTTGAAACTCTGGAGAATCGGTTCGAAAAATTCCAAACCGAAAGGTGTGATTCTTCAGTTTCACGGAAACGGCGAAAACAGGACTAGTCATTTTACGAGTCTGGTTTGGCTCGTAAATCACGGTTATCAACTGGTGTCTTTCGATTATAGGGGTTATCTGGATTCCAGCGGAGTCGCGGAACGAGAGGGAATTCATAAGGATTCGATCGCGCTTATCAAAAAAGAATTAGAATATTCTAAAATTCAAAACCTTCCTCTGATCGTCTACGGCCAAAGCCTAGGAGGGGCGATCGCCGCTCGGGCCGTTTCGGAGATCGGAGACAAATCGGGGATGTTGTTGGTCGTTTTGGACGGAAGTTTTTCGAGTTATCGAAAGGTTTTTAAAAGCGTTCTCAGAAATATCTTTTTTACTCCGATCGACCTTATCTTCGGAATTTTTATGGACGATTCCTTTAGTCCCGAGGAAACGATCGGAACGATTTCTCCCGTTCCGATTTTAATCATTCACGGAACCGAAGATCCGGTGGTTCATTACGAAAACGGAATGAACTTATTCAAAAACGCAAAGGAACCAAAGTGGTTCTGGGAAGTTCGTGGCGGGGGCCACGTAAACTGGATGGCGTTCGGGAATTCGAAAGAATCTAAGAATTTTCTAATATTCTTGGATTCTTTAATACGCAACTTCAATCCGTAG
- a CDS encoding DUF4105 domain-containing protein, with the protein MRSVLISAIFNTFFLFPVFAQENPQPESSLESYLNSAETQKLSEERYWLLLLHYRKSIFGNSKSEIDGRDFFLSPNGKWNPKEELNETIRGFFRTPSEEEIEEKKLHPICKYPERFRWLDSQLHFDKNSLPKIRCARFENWIQALNPTSIQLIFASFYLNNPASLFGHNLLKIGSENPNRSEILDYAVNFAANYSKEDGALTYAVRGLFGGYPGSFSIFPYYYKINEYNDMESRDLWEYELNVEPSDAKRVTSHIWELGSTYFDYYFLDENCSYHLLSLLEIAKTDLHLREEFNLYTIPSDTVKLALSKEGLIRGKTYRPSLTSKMEQKIKELSPIEREKFYEYLSSKIELTDLLNEFKGERLAHILDAILDAKRFQKTLEKQNIQDEQKYRNLLVERSRLPFPPILSREPTSAPPEEGHGSGRIKMNRGASNLGGYTDISVRAAYHDFMNYDKGFVPFSTIEYFSMQLRQYDLQKNPHLEESSLIKILSLAPVTPIQTPLSFFVDFGTDSSMIKSEYPSSNRLLYLPFLSDPNSVSILHSIYDDKKEKRETPYRVSNLNADTTFGYSLSNRDSESSFSWVISLQAGAKGRGNSYYREGLLAAPQVALFSAVAYQKWKFGLSAQYFVFSVYGYKDDYKISPMISVSLSQNWEIRLEGKAQRYYEELQFSSSFFF; encoded by the coding sequence ATTCGTTCCGTTCTGATAAGCGCGATTTTCAACACCTTCTTTCTTTTTCCCGTCTTTGCGCAAGAAAACCCGCAACCGGAATCGTCGCTTGAATCTTATCTAAACTCCGCGGAAACACAAAAACTTTCCGAAGAGCGCTATTGGCTTTTGTTGTTGCACTATCGAAAATCGATCTTTGGAAATTCAAAAAGCGAGATCGACGGCCGGGATTTTTTTCTATCTCCGAACGGAAAGTGGAATCCGAAGGAAGAATTGAACGAAACGATCCGGGGATTTTTTAGAACTCCGAGCGAAGAGGAGATCGAAGAAAAAAAACTGCATCCTATCTGCAAGTATCCGGAACGGTTTCGTTGGTTGGATTCACAGCTTCATTTTGATAAAAATTCTTTACCGAAAATTCGGTGCGCGCGATTTGAAAATTGGATTCAGGCCCTAAACCCCACTTCGATCCAACTCATCTTCGCTTCCTTTTATCTGAACAACCCGGCTTCCTTATTCGGTCACAATCTTTTAAAGATAGGAAGCGAGAATCCGAATCGATCGGAGATATTGGATTACGCCGTAAACTTTGCGGCGAATTACTCGAAAGAAGACGGAGCCTTAACGTATGCGGTGCGCGGTTTGTTCGGCGGCTATCCGGGATCGTTCAGCATCTTTCCGTATTATTATAAAATCAACGAATACAACGATATGGAAAGCAGGGATCTCTGGGAATACGAACTGAACGTGGAACCTTCGGACGCAAAAAGAGTGACCTCTCATATCTGGGAGCTCGGTTCGACTTACTTCGATTATTATTTTTTGGATGAGAATTGTTCGTATCATCTATTGTCTCTTTTGGAAATCGCAAAAACCGATCTTCATCTTCGGGAAGAATTCAATCTTTACACGATTCCTTCGGATACGGTAAAACTCGCATTGAGTAAAGAGGGCTTGATCCGCGGGAAAACGTATCGACCTTCCCTGACTTCCAAGATGGAACAGAAGATCAAAGAGTTGTCTCCGATCGAAAGAGAAAAATTCTACGAATACCTTTCCTCCAAAATCGAATTAACGGATTTGTTAAACGAATTCAAAGGGGAACGTCTAGCGCATATTTTGGACGCGATCCTGGACGCCAAACGATTTCAAAAAACATTAGAAAAACAAAATATACAAGACGAACAAAAATATAGGAATCTGCTCGTGGAAAGAAGCAGACTCCCCTTCCCTCCGATCCTTTCCCGAGAACCGACCTCCGCCCCACCCGAGGAAGGACACGGAAGCGGTAGAATCAAGATGAATCGAGGAGCTTCCAACCTGGGCGGTTATACGGATATTTCCGTGCGCGCCGCGTACCACGACTTTATGAACTACGACAAAGGTTTTGTTCCGTTTTCGACGATCGAATATTTTTCGATGCAGCTCAGACAATACGACCTTCAAAAAAATCCGCACTTGGAAGAATCCAGTCTGATAAAAATTCTTTCCTTGGCTCCGGTGACTCCGATCCAAACGCCTCTTTCTTTTTTCGTCGATTTCGGAACCGATTCCTCGATGATAAAATCCGAGTATCCGAGTTCCAATCGACTTCTTTATCTTCCGTTCTTATCCGATCCGAATTCGGTTTCCATCCTTCATTCGATCTATGATGATAAAAAAGAAAAACGAGAAACACCGTATCGAGTATCCAATCTAAACGCGGACACTACGTTCGGTTATTCGTTATCGAATCGCGATTCGGAAAGTTCTTTCTCTTGGGTGATTTCGCTTCAAGCGGGCGCCAAGGGCCGCGGAAATTCTTATTACCGGGAAGGTCTATTGGCCGCGCCTCAAGTCGCATTATTTTCCGCTGTCGCTTATCAAAAATGGAAGTTCGGACTTTCGGCTCAGTATTTCGTTTTCTCCGTTTACGGTTACAAGGACGATTATAAAATTTCTCCGATGATCAGCGTTTCCCTTTCTCAGAATTGGGAAATACGATTGGAAGGAAAGGCACAAAGGTATTATGAAGAACTTCAATTCTCCTCTTCTTTCTTTTTTTAA
- a CDS encoding DUF3015 family protein — translation MKTNYKILILLLAVFSLSFTKNVQAYGAAGCGLGSVVITENKVVHQVIAATINDLFSANQLTGITTGTLNCKTDGVTQKSKEQEIFVHLNYDSLILESAQGKGEKLEAFASLLECKDPKAFADLTRKNHSSLFANADPSDFLIKIKLEMSKDAILSKSCKI, via the coding sequence ATGAAAACGAATTATAAAATCCTAATCCTTCTTTTGGCCGTTTTTTCGCTCTCCTTTACGAAAAACGTTCAGGCCTACGGCGCCGCAGGTTGCGGTCTTGGTTCCGTAGTAATCACGGAAAACAAAGTGGTACATCAAGTGATCGCGGCGACGATCAACGATCTTTTTTCCGCGAACCAATTAACCGGAATCACCACCGGAACCCTCAACTGCAAAACGGACGGGGTCACTCAAAAATCAAAAGAACAGGAGATTTTCGTTCACCTAAATTACGATTCCTTAATCTTAGAATCGGCTCAGGGAAAGGGTGAAAAACTCGAAGCATTCGCTTCTCTTTTGGAATGTAAGGATCCAAAGGCATTCGCGGATCTTACAAGAAAGAATCATTCTTCTTTGTTTGCAAACGCGGATCCTTCCGATTTTCTGATTAAAATCAAATTGGAAATGAGCAAGGACGCGATTCTTTCCAAGAGCTGTAAAATCTGA
- a CDS encoding DUF3015 family protein: MKKKISWILLTFSCITLLSPLSAKDYHVAGCGLGSLFFKENKMVYQLLAATTNGTGLQTVGITIGTSNCATDGLVKNEKVQEVFVSVNYSSLEQEMVTGKGEKLDALSSLFGCPAEMNERFSSLAQSRYTKLFVPNGTPATLLDGVKNEILQDEVLASACKI; encoded by the coding sequence GTGAAAAAAAAGATCTCATGGATCCTTTTGACGTTTTCCTGCATCACTCTGCTGAGTCCGTTATCCGCAAAGGATTACCACGTAGCGGGATGCGGCTTAGGTTCCTTATTCTTCAAAGAAAACAAGATGGTTTATCAGCTTCTTGCCGCCACGACCAACGGGACCGGACTACAAACCGTGGGAATCACGATCGGAACTTCCAATTGTGCGACCGACGGACTCGTTAAAAACGAAAAAGTTCAGGAAGTATTCGTATCGGTCAATTACTCTTCCCTTGAACAGGAAATGGTGACGGGTAAAGGAGAGAAGTTAGACGCTCTTTCCTCCTTATTCGGATGTCCGGCCGAGATGAACGAAAGATTTTCTTCCCTCGCTCAAAGCCGTTATACGAAACTGTTCGTGCCGAACGGAACTCCGGCGACCTTATTGGACGGAGTCAAAAACGAAATTCTTCAGGACGAAGTTTTAGCTTCGGCTTGTAAAATCTAA
- a CDS encoding TRL domain-containing protein — MKRILNIQKLAIVLFSFAGIFLTGCIATSEPALLFSYNTQHLLSKTNGNMISSAKILRKGESCTYAISLFYYNATFRGPKNSVADIAHEFDIQKIAVVDYSSFSFLGPVFYKNCIVVWGE; from the coding sequence ATGAAAAGAATTTTGAATATTCAAAAATTAGCGATCGTTTTGTTTTCGTTCGCGGGAATATTTCTCACCGGATGTATTGCCACCTCGGAACCGGCGCTTTTATTCTCATACAACACGCAACATCTTCTTTCCAAAACGAACGGGAACATGATTTCTTCCGCCAAAATTTTGAGAAAGGGCGAAAGTTGCACCTATGCGATTTCCCTTTTCTATTACAACGCGACGTTTCGGGGACCCAAAAACAGCGTGGCCGATATAGCCCACGAGTTCGACATACAAAAAATCGCGGTCGTGGATTATTCTTCCTTTAGTTTTTTAGGACCCGTTTTTTATAAAAACTGCATCGTCGTTTGGGGGGAATGA
- a CDS encoding TRL-like family protein, translated as MKRILNILLLLSLTFSVSRCAAGPVGGLLFTHNKYPGEINPTNDVRQEAVAEGCIHSVLGLISFGNAGAGSVAKKNGIQRIAVIDYSVLQILAIVYRNHCVIVSGEKE; from the coding sequence ATGAAACGAATTTTGAATATTCTACTTTTATTATCTTTAACCTTTTCTGTCTCACGGTGCGCGGCCGGTCCGGTCGGAGGGCTTCTATTCACGCACAATAAATATCCGGGAGAAATCAATCCTACGAACGACGTCAGACAAGAGGCAGTCGCCGAAGGATGTATTCACAGCGTGCTCGGACTCATCAGTTTCGGAAACGCGGGCGCGGGCAGTGTCGCGAAAAAGAACGGAATCCAAAGAATCGCGGTCATCGACTACAGCGTCCTCCAAATTCTCGCGATCGTCTACAGAAACCATTGTGTGATCGTTTCGGGAGAAAAAGAATGA
- the lsa14 gene encoding adhesin Lsa14, translating into MILQIRLPDQFQIPIVRISKRILILGFLWNLVSCTGINVLNSPVGPEEMNTNPTPAYGRPSFELWYKGGLIYHNESIPNTITGNAKSVERGESCSRSVLALFAWGDSSIQSAAQKSNIKKIAHIEYEHTAVLGIGYHSFCTIVKGESQTAIKVSEEVREKKSAATAPVPKPVADQKESAEGEKE; encoded by the coding sequence ATGATTTTACAGATACGACTTCCCGATCAATTTCAAATTCCGATCGTAAGAATTTCGAAACGAATCCTGATTCTGGGTTTTCTTTGGAACCTCGTTTCCTGCACGGGGATCAACGTCCTCAATTCTCCCGTGGGACCCGAAGAGATGAACACAAATCCGACGCCCGCTTACGGAAGACCTTCCTTCGAACTTTGGTATAAGGGAGGACTTATCTATCACAACGAATCGATTCCGAATACGATTACCGGAAACGCAAAAAGTGTGGAGCGGGGAGAATCCTGTTCCCGTTCCGTTCTCGCGCTATTCGCTTGGGGAGATTCTTCGATCCAAAGCGCGGCTCAAAAATCGAATATTAAAAAAATTGCACATATAGAATACGAACATACCGCGGTTTTAGGAATCGGCTATCACAGTTTCTGCACGATCGTCAAGGGAGAATCCCAGACCGCAATCAAGGTTTCCGAAGAAGTGAGGGAGAAAAAATCGGCGGCGACGGCTCCCGTTCCTAAGCCCGTCGCGGATCAAAAGGAATCCGCGGAAGGGGAAAAAGAATGA
- a CDS encoding tetratricopeptide repeat protein, whose amino-acid sequence MFFFNVPMFKKMGRILPDRAPRKLLSTWFFFVLCTGYSTLFGNSTFSYDELLRQAREELERLRYDQALQKLEIADSLGKKRNGLYYEIEGRAWIGKGDLTTAMQSFEKSVEVEPSHPTLWTELVEGYEELKKPAKAFQFARLSLSKNHENPLLRYKTLVLSSRLGNLEYYNETLHWIRENNPYKNDLPAIEAEVKTAHESGKIDETISKCKKFLLYFPENPYLHRILLLSLKKKKSPNLEQSLLNRAAIFRNEPIFAYESALEFLQNRRFNDSLALARRAYYLSLKKNGKAEKEILYPLHRIYRQQGSTTDIQAIEILQEIVESGRTVDEEFLDKKLKQTGYNRELLLFSLFHLQKNPSRTSDLKKEEWTSDFERLRKRQEDEDLSKVVSPFAYDSEESTFLSEK is encoded by the coding sequence TTGTTTTTTTTCAATGTTCCGATGTTTAAAAAGATGGGAAGAATTCTACCTGACAGAGCGCCGAGGAAACTGCTATCCACTTGGTTCTTTTTTGTACTTTGCACAGGTTATTCAACGCTCTTTGGGAATTCAACCTTTTCTTACGACGAGTTGCTCCGACAGGCTCGGGAAGAATTGGAACGCCTCCGTTACGACCAAGCCCTTCAAAAACTGGAAATCGCGGATTCTCTCGGTAAAAAAAGAAACGGACTTTATTACGAAATCGAAGGAAGGGCCTGGATCGGAAAAGGAGATCTAACGACGGCGATGCAAAGTTTTGAAAAAAGCGTCGAGGTCGAACCGAGTCATCCGACGCTTTGGACCGAACTTGTGGAAGGATACGAAGAATTAAAAAAACCCGCGAAGGCCTTTCAGTTTGCAAGACTCAGTCTATCTAAGAATCACGAAAATCCTCTGCTCCGATACAAGACCTTGGTTTTGAGTTCCAGACTCGGAAACTTGGAATACTACAACGAAACTCTCCATTGGATTCGGGAGAATAATCCCTACAAAAACGATTTGCCTGCGATCGAGGCGGAGGTCAAAACCGCTCACGAATCCGGAAAGATCGACGAAACCATTTCCAAATGCAAAAAATTCCTTCTTTATTTTCCGGAAAATCCGTATCTTCACAGAATTCTTCTTTTGTCGTTGAAGAAAAAAAAATCTCCGAACTTGGAACAATCCCTTTTGAACCGGGCGGCGATCTTTCGAAACGAGCCCATCTTCGCCTACGAGTCCGCGCTGGAGTTCCTACAAAACAGAAGATTCAACGACTCGCTCGCGCTCGCAAGAAGAGCCTATTACCTAAGCCTTAAAAAAAACGGAAAAGCCGAAAAGGAGATTCTTTATCCTCTGCATAGAATCTACCGACAACAGGGTTCGACAACCGACATACAAGCGATCGAAATTCTCCAGGAAATCGTGGAAAGCGGACGCACCGTCGACGAAGAATTCTTAGACAAAAAACTCAAACAAACCGGATACAACCGGGAACTACTTCTGTTCTCACTCTTCCATCTTCAAAAAAATCCGAGCCGTACTTCCGACCTCAAAAAGGAAGAATGGACATCCGACTTTGAAAGACTTCGAAAACGACAAGAAGACGAGGACTTATCCAAGGTCGTATCTCCGTTCGCATACGATTCGGAAGAATCCACCTTTTTGTCCGAAAAATAA
- a CDS encoding sodium-translocating pyrophosphatase, translated as MNSVTIIIAMSILAIVTAVVYTLKVVRIQVGAPGSNEKETKKLLEISSAISEGAMAFLVREYKVISLFIAFMAVLIVLLLDNPGSEGFNDGVHTAIAFVSGALISCLSGFIGMKIATAGNVRTAEAAKTSMSKAFRVAFDSGAVMGFGLVGLAILGMIVLFLLFTGMHPNVEKHFLMESLAGFGLGGSAVALFGRVGGGIYTKAADVGADLVGKVEKGIPEDDPRNPATIADNVGDNVGDVAGMGADLFGSCAEATCAALVIGATASALSGSVDALLYPLLISAFGIPASLLTSFLARVKEGGNVESALKVQLWVSTLLVAGIMYFVTNTFMVDSFEIAGKTITKWDVYISMIVGLFSGMFIGIVTEYYTSHSYKPVREVAEASNTGAATNIIYGLALGYHSSVIPVILLVITIVTANLLAGMYGIAIAALGMISTIAIGLTIDAYGPVSDNAGGIAEMAELGKEVRDRTDTLDAAGNTTAAIGKGFAIGSAALTSLALFAAFITRTHTTSLEILNAEVFGGLMFGAMLPFLFTAMTMKSVGKAAVDMVEEVRKQFREIPGIMEGKNKPDYKRCVDISTTAALREMILPGLLVLLTPILVGYLFGVKTLAGVLAGALVAGVVLAISAANSGGGWDNAKKYIEKKAGGKGSDQHKAAVVGDTVGDPFKDTSGPSINILIKLMAITSLVFAEFFVQQGGLLIRLFQH; from the coding sequence ATGAATTCAGTTACGATTATTATCGCCATGTCTATTTTGGCGATCGTTACTGCCGTAGTGTATACCCTGAAGGTCGTCCGCATCCAAGTTGGCGCCCCGGGTAGTAACGAAAAAGAAACGAAAAAACTTTTAGAAATATCTTCCGCCATCTCCGAAGGAGCTATGGCCTTCCTCGTCCGGGAATACAAAGTAATTTCCCTTTTCATCGCCTTTATGGCCGTCCTGATCGTTCTTCTCTTGGACAATCCGGGATCGGAAGGGTTCAACGATGGAGTTCACACCGCGATTGCGTTCGTTTCGGGAGCTTTGATCTCCTGTCTTTCCGGTTTTATCGGAATGAAAATTGCGACCGCAGGAAACGTAAGAACCGCGGAAGCCGCTAAGACTTCCATGTCGAAAGCGTTCCGCGTTGCGTTCGACTCCGGAGCGGTGATGGGATTCGGTCTCGTGGGTCTTGCGATTCTCGGGATGATCGTTCTTTTTCTTCTTTTTACGGGAATGCACCCGAACGTTGAAAAACACTTTCTTATGGAATCCTTGGCCGGTTTCGGTCTGGGCGGTTCCGCTGTGGCTCTTTTCGGTCGCGTAGGCGGCGGGATTTATACAAAGGCCGCGGACGTCGGAGCCGATTTAGTCGGTAAAGTGGAAAAGGGAATTCCGGAAGATGATCCGAGAAACCCCGCTACCATCGCGGATAACGTGGGAGACAACGTGGGCGACGTAGCCGGTATGGGAGCCGATCTTTTCGGTTCTTGTGCGGAAGCGACTTGCGCGGCCCTTGTGATCGGTGCGACCGCATCGGCGCTTTCCGGTTCCGTGGACGCTCTTTTGTATCCGCTTCTCATTTCTGCGTTCGGAATTCCTGCTTCTCTTTTGACGAGCTTTCTTGCAAGAGTGAAGGAAGGCGGAAACGTAGAATCCGCTCTCAAAGTTCAGCTTTGGGTTTCCACTCTTCTCGTTGCGGGAATCATGTATTTCGTAACGAACACATTCATGGTGGATTCCTTTGAAATCGCAGGAAAGACGATCACGAAATGGGACGTTTATATCTCCATGATCGTTGGTCTTTTCTCGGGAATGTTCATCGGGATCGTAACAGAATATTATACTTCTCATTCTTACAAACCCGTAAGAGAAGTTGCCGAAGCATCGAACACAGGTGCGGCGACCAACATCATCTACGGATTGGCTCTCGGATATCATTCTTCCGTGATTCCCGTGATCTTGCTTGTGATAACCATCGTAACCGCGAATCTTCTCGCGGGAATGTATGGAATCGCGATCGCGGCTCTCGGTATGATTTCCACGATCGCGATCGGTCTGACGATCGACGCCTACGGTCCTGTTTCGGATAACGCGGGCGGGATCGCTGAGATGGCGGAACTCGGAAAAGAAGTTCGTGATAGAACCGATACTTTGGACGCCGCGGGAAACACGACCGCCGCGATCGGAAAAGGTTTTGCGATCGGTTCCGCGGCTCTGACTTCTCTTGCGCTTTTTGCGGCGTTTATCACAAGAACGCATACGACCAGCCTCGAAATTCTGAACGCGGAAGTGTTCGGTGGATTGATGTTCGGAGCGATGTTGCCTTTCCTCTTTACCGCGATGACTATGAAGTCCGTAGGTAAGGCGGCCGTGGATATGGTCGAAGAGGTTCGTAAACAATTCCGCGAGATCCCGGGCATCATGGAAGGAAAGAACAAACCGGATTACAAACGTTGTGTGGATATTTCCACGACTGCGGCTCTTCGTGAAATGATTCTTCCGGGACTTCTGGTTCTTTTGACTCCGATCCTCGTTGGATATCTTTTCGGAGTGAAAACTCTCGCGGGTGTTCTTGCGGGCGCTTTGGTTGCGGGTGTTGTTCTTGCGATTTCCGCGGCAAACTCCGGCGGAGGTTGGGACAACGCGAAGAAATACATCGAGAAAAAAGCCGGTGGAAAAGGTTCGGATCAACACAAGGCGGCCGTCGTAGGCGATACCGTGGGAGATCCGTTCAAGGATACTTCCGGACCGTCGATCAACATTCTCATCAAATTGATGGCGATTACAAGTCTCGTGTTTGCGGAATTTTTCGTTCAACAAGGCGGACTTTTGATAAGATTGTTTCAACATTAA